In a genomic window of Bradyrhizobium ontarionense:
- a CDS encoding calcium:proton antiporter: MSVQHATPASSVIFPGLAVALVAIVTVTHYDFTPSAAGLVFAAVLLVILFGTVFAAVHHAEVIAHEIGEPFGTLLLTLAVTVIEVALIVTIMLGDNAAPALARDTVFAVVMIVCNALVGICIFIGGVRYREQDVLVSGANLYLSVLFTMATITLVLPNYTLTSPGPVYSAVQLAFVSVATILLYAVFLYTQTTRHRDYFVGNAAGFSDDDVRLPRGKLAVSVGLLLVALLAVVLLAKKFSLVVDAGVAATGAPPAVAGVLVALLILLPESVAAISAARANDLQKSINLALGSSLATIGLTIPAVATAAYALDKRLVLGLDAQGMVLLLLTFVLSMLTFGTGRTNILFGLVHMVVFAIFVFLLFVP; the protein is encoded by the coding sequence ATGAGCGTGCAGCACGCGACGCCGGCATCATCAGTGATTTTCCCGGGCCTGGCGGTCGCGCTGGTCGCGATCGTGACCGTCACGCACTACGATTTCACGCCCTCGGCTGCTGGCCTTGTCTTCGCTGCGGTGCTGCTGGTGATCCTGTTCGGCACTGTGTTCGCGGCCGTGCATCATGCCGAGGTGATCGCGCACGAGATCGGGGAGCCGTTCGGCACGCTGCTCCTGACCTTGGCGGTAACGGTCATCGAGGTGGCGCTGATCGTCACCATCATGCTCGGGGACAACGCCGCACCGGCACTGGCGCGCGACACGGTGTTTGCCGTCGTGATGATCGTCTGCAACGCTCTGGTCGGCATCTGCATCTTCATTGGCGGCGTGCGCTACCGCGAGCAGGACGTCCTGGTCTCCGGCGCCAACCTGTATCTGAGCGTGCTGTTCACGATGGCGACCATCACGCTGGTGCTGCCGAACTATACGCTGACCTCGCCGGGGCCGGTCTATTCGGCCGTGCAGCTCGCCTTCGTCAGCGTGGCTACGATCCTGCTCTACGCCGTGTTTCTGTACACCCAGACCACCCGCCACCGGGACTATTTCGTCGGCAACGCTGCCGGCTTCAGCGATGATGACGTCCGGCTGCCGCGGGGGAAGCTGGCGGTCAGCGTCGGACTCCTGTTGGTCGCGCTGCTCGCGGTGGTGCTGCTCGCAAAGAAATTCTCGCTGGTGGTCGACGCGGGTGTAGCCGCCACGGGCGCGCCGCCGGCCGTCGCCGGCGTATTGGTGGCGCTCCTGATCCTGCTGCCGGAGAGCGTGGCGGCGATCTCCGCGGCGCGCGCCAACGACCTGCAGAAGAGCATCAACCTTGCGCTCGGGTCCTCGCTCGCCACCATCGGACTGACGATTCCGGCGGTGGCGACGGCCGCTTATGCGCTCGACAAGCGGCTCGTGCTCGGGCTGGACGCCCAGGGGATGGTGCTGCTGCTTCTGACCTTCGTCCTGAGCATGCTGACCTTCGGCACGGGACGGACGAACATCCTGTTCGGGCTGGTGCACATGGTCGTATTCGCGATATTCGTCTTCCTGCTTTTCGTGCCCTGA